One window of the Salvia splendens isolate huo1 chromosome 1, SspV2, whole genome shotgun sequence genome contains the following:
- the LOC121796165 gene encoding UDP-D-apiose/UDP-D-xylose synthase 2 produces the protein MATGRVDLDGNPIKPMTICMIGAGGFIGSHLCEKLMEETPHKVLAVDVYNDKIKNLLEPSSQWGDRIQFHRLNIKNDSRLEGLIRMADLTINLAAICTPADYNTRPLDTIYSNFIDALPVVKYCSENSKRLIHFSTCEIYGKTIGAFLPKDSPLRQDPNYFLLKEDESPCIFGPIEKQRWSYACAKQLIERLIYAEGAENSLEFTIVRPFNWIGPRMDFIPGIDGPSEGVPRVLACFSNNLLRREPLKLVDGGQSQRTFVYIKDAIEAVLLMIENPARANGHVFNVGNPNNEVTVRQLAEMMTQVYAKVSGESSLDTPTVDVSSKEFYGEGYDDSDKRIPDMTIINRQLGWNPKTSLFDLLESTLTYQHRTYAEAVKKATSKPMTS, from the exons ATGGCGACCGGAAGAGTAGATCTGGACGGTAATCCGATAAAGCCGATGACGATATGCATGATCGGCGCCGGCGGTTTCATCGGCTCGCATCTATGCGAGAAGCTGATGGAGGAGACGCCACACAAGGTGCTCGCCGTCGACGTCTACAATGACAAGATCAAGAACCTACTCGAGCCGTCGTCGCAGTGGGGCGACCGCATTCAGTTCCACCGCCTCAACATTAAGAATGACTCGCGCCTCGAAGGCCTCATACGCATGGCAGATCTC ACAATAAATCTTGCTGCTATATGCACGCCAGCAGACTATAACACTCGTCCACTTGACACAATTTACAGCAATTTTATCGATGCTCTGCCTGTG GTTAAATACTGTTCAGAAAATAGCAAGCGTCTCATACATTTCTCAACTTGTGAAATTTATGGGAAAACCATAGGTGCTTTCTTGCCTAAAGACAGCCCACTACGACAG GATCCGAATTATTTTCTGCTCAAGGAGGATGAGTCCCCTTGCATTTTTGGCCCTATTGAGAAGCAGAGATGGTCATATGCATGTGCAAAGCAGTTGATTGAGAGATTAATATATG CTGAGGGTGCTGAGAACAGCCTTGAATTTACAATTGTGAGGCCCTTCAACTGGATTGGTCCCAGGATGGATTTCATTCCTGGTATTGATGGCCCAAGCGAAGGTGTTCCAAGAGTTCTCGCTTGCTTTAGCAAT AACCTCTTGAGGCGTGAACCACTGAAACTGGTTGATGGTGGACAATCGCAGAGAACTTTTGTTTATATCAAGGATGCTATTGAGGCTGTTCTTTTGATGATT GAAAACCCAGCCAGGGCTAATGGTCACGTTTTTAATGTGGGCAATCCGAACAATGAAGTTACAGTGAGACAGCTTGCTGAAATGATGACTCAG GTTTATGCCAAGGTGAGTGGAGAATCATCACTTGACACGCCAACAGTGGATGTGAGCTCAAAAGAATTTTATGGTGAAGGATATGATGATAGTGACAAGAGAATTCCAGACATGACCATCATCAACAGACAGCTTG GATGGAATCCAAAGACATCGCTCTTTGACCTGCTGGAGTCAACCCTTACTTACCAACACAGGACGTATGCCGAAGCAGTGAAGAAGGCAACCTCAAAACCCATGACAAGTTAA
- the LOC121798426 gene encoding uncharacterized protein LOC121798426 — MNRPPRGNRGGEVIVLVEDNTSPYYLHASDNPSLQLVPHLLIGSNYINWSRSVVTALIAKNKLSFVNGSLPRPLIDDLLSPSWIRCNSMVISWLRNSVSPQICPSIMYIEDAHELWLDLRDRFSQIDSARSYQLKQQLMFLTQGSSNVNTYFTNLRIVWDEFKHSQPLAWCTCTTCRCDSASK, encoded by the coding sequence ATGAATCGTCCTCCCCGAGGAAATCGCGGTGGTGAGGTGATTGTTCTAGTCGAAGACAACACAAGTCCGTATTATCTTCATGCTAGTGATAATCCGAGTCTCCAGTTGGTTCCTCACTTGTTGATTGGTTCTAACTACATCAATTGGAGTAGATCTGTCGTCACAGCCTTGATTGCTAAGAACAAACTCTCGTTTGTCAATGGATCACTTCCTCGACCTCTAATTGATGATCTCTTGTCTCCTTCATGGATCAGATGCAATAGCATGGTGATTTCCTGGCTTCGTAATTCAGTTTCTCCTCAGATATGTCCGAGCATAATGTACATTGAAGATGCTCATGAGCTTTGGCTGGATCTACGAGATCGATTCTCTCAGATCGACTCAGCTCGATCTTATCAACTCAAACAACAACTTATGTTCCTCACACAAGGTAGTTCGAATGTGAATACTTATTTCACAAATCTCAGAATTGTTTGGGATGAGTTTAAGCATTCTCAACCTCTTGCTTGGTGCACTTGTACTACTTGTCGTTGTGATAGTGCTTCAAAGTGA